The following proteins come from a genomic window of Erpetoichthys calabaricus chromosome 18, fErpCal1.3, whole genome shotgun sequence:
- the LOC127526276 gene encoding neurotrophin receptor-interacting factor homolog, with protein MISKKLQGVGTPDYNTGVVSGAAQAVEVLFRQFIAVQEDKHQWLEQRFKGLQHQFNQVQGQANLVQQLQSSNPDESVERSKGASARTWEYPRLMPFQEPEDLEHYLSTFERVATVCNWPRADWAIHLVPLLTGGARAAFLAMPVEESLIYDSLKAAILEKYEISIETYRVRFRSLEWEEGQSPKELLTLLKELCTKWLQPQKHSIDQIIDFILLEQLLQVFDIKLCTWVEEHWPKNSKEAAELAEVFMAAHRPRNLRKEDKVIQRPRTTAKPTGMSRGEMGRGPITTKARL; from the coding sequence ATGATTTCAAAGAAGCTTCAAGGAGTTGGCACTCCAGACTACAACACAGGAGTGGTCTCCGGAGCAGCACAGGCAGTGGAGGTGCTTTTTCGACAATTCATCGCTGTACAGGAAGACAAACACCAATGGTTGGAACAGCGATTCAAAGGTCTGCAACACCAGTTCAACCAGGTACAGGGACAGGCGAATTTGGTGCAACAGTTACAGTCCTCCAACCCGGATGAATCTGTTGAAAGAAGTAAAGGAGCCTCAGCAAGAACATGGGAATACCCTCGTCTGATGCCCTTCCAGGAGCCCGAGGACTTAGAACATTACCTTTCAACATTCGAAAGGGTGGCTACTGTGTGTAACTGGCCAAGAGCAGATTGGGCAATTCATCTTGTTCCTTTACTTACAGGAGGGGCCAGGGCGGCATTTTTGGCCATGCCAGTAGAGGAGTCCCTGATCTACGACTCATTAAAAGCTGCCATCCTTGAGAAGTACGAGATCAGCATCGAAACGTACAGGGTGAGGTTCCGTTCTCTCGAATGGGAGGAAGGTCAGTCTCCTAAAGAACTTCTGACACTATTGAAGGAATTATGCACAAAATGGTTACAACCCCAGAAACACTCAATAGACCAGATAATTGACTTTATTTTGTTAGAACAACTTTTGCAGGTATTTGACATTAAACTCTGTACATGGGTGGAGGAGCATTGGCCAAAGAATTCTAAAGAAGCAGCAGAACTGGCTGAGGTGTTCATGGCTGCCCATCGTCCAAGGAACCTGCGGAAGGAAGATAAAGTCATTCAGAGGCCCAGAACCACAGCTAAGCCCACAGGTATGTCTCGGGGTGAAATGGGTCGTGGTCCTATAACCACCAAAGCCAGATTATAG